The following is a genomic window from Prunus persica cultivar Lovell chromosome G7, Prunus_persica_NCBIv2, whole genome shotgun sequence.
ATCCCTAATATACTTATACTAAGGCACATGCAAACATTCCTCAATTGTTTTCATTCATTTCCAGTTCTGAGAATCCAATTAAACAACTTTTTGTTAAGGtaaacattttttaatttttctcgAACTCTGATACTTAGTTTTTTTACAATGatccaattgcaaaaaaaCTATTGACAGTCGCGGAAAAGAAATAGAGGACAATCATTGGCGCGTGTGGTGAACTAGAACAAATAATATGagttaaaaagagaaattaccAATTGTAAAGCAGCTAAACATCTTTTCCAGCGCCAAAGATAACTCCACATAGCTGCCATATGTTTTGAGATCGACTTTCCTCAGGTATGGTGCACCATCCATGCTGACTTTAACGTAAAGACACCCTGGTCCCATCTTGCCTTctgcatcatcatcatttctCGGAGGAACGGAAGCCATTGAATTCTTCCTGAAAGAACGAATTGGTGGCCATCCTACAACCTGTGCCCTGTCACACACACATGACAAAACAAATTAGATTTTACTATGAATATCTTAACTAAGAGCCACTATAACTTCTTACCAATGGAATCTATGGCTGTATAACATACATCAGGTTACAATTTCGTGTGGAGAAGTCCAGAAAGTAGTAATTTCAATATAATGAAACCTAGCTAACACCTGGCTTGTACATCTGAAAAATTCTTAATCTGTTTGGAGACAAAATTGGAAATATACATGCAAGCAAAGGGTGGAGAGGAAGAGCTGAGACCTTGACACAAAATCTTTTTCCGTACTTTCAAACATggaaataattgaaattattctCACAAAGTGGACATTTGGAAAGAAATATATGCAATATGAGAGATGCAACAACCATTCTACAAAATAAAGTGCATGAAAAAACATagaattgtttaatttaacgTAAAGGGACAAAGAAGACCTGCACAATTTTGTCTAATTAACCCACTGGACTGGAGGCTTCTTTAGtaacaaaaagaagacaaactaaaagataatatgaaaaaaaattaagaaccaagcaaaaaattaatgaatggAACAAATAGAAGTAATACCACAATTCAGCAGCCAAAATAATCATCTTTCTACGCACACaattctgcaaagaaaaaaggaaaaggaaaaggaaagtgaAAGAAAGCTAATTACTTTGctgcagaagcagaagcagaaacCTGGGGCTTCTTCTCATGCAATGGCTTTGGAGACTGTTGTCCACCATCTTTCACGGCTGAGACAGCTAAACTTGTTGGTTGGTTGTTAGACTCAGACCCAGCAAGAGCTTTCCCACCATTAACACCTCTGGGAGAGAGCAAGTTACCACCTTTACCCATATCAACCTCAGATCCACCACTCCCAGAGAAAATCCACTTCCCGGAAGCTCCATCAATGGCGTCAGAGAAGCCCCTCTTGGCCCCAGAGACCAAGCCTTTAACCACACATACTGAGTACCCAGTCTTATCCTCCACTAACCCACCACCACAATCTCTGTCTGGGGACTCAGAGCCTGGCAAGCCCAGCCTCAGCTCAGTGGCTTTGAGGTTCAGAGCAGTCCCTCT
Proteins encoded in this region:
- the LOC18769630 gene encoding auxin-responsive protein IAA27 translates to MSMSLEHDYIGLSESASSMESSDKSAERDRGTALNLKATELRLGLPGSESPDRDCGGGLVEDKTGYSVCVVKGLVSGAKRGFSDAIDGASGKWIFSGSGGSEVDMGKGGNLLSPRGVNGGKALAGSESNNQPTSLAVSAVKDGGQQSPKPLHEKKPQVSASASAAKAQVVGWPPIRSFRKNSMASVPPRNDDDAEGKMGPGCLYVKVSMDGAPYLRKVDLKTYGSYVELSLALEKMFSCFTIGQCGSHGVSRDGLSESRLMDLLNGAEYVLTYEDKDGDWMLVGDVPWEMFTDTCKRMRIMKSSEAIGLAPRAMQKCKKSN